One window of Triticum dicoccoides isolate Atlit2015 ecotype Zavitan chromosome 5A, WEW_v2.0, whole genome shotgun sequence genomic DNA carries:
- the LOC119301167 gene encoding uncharacterized protein LOC119301167 yields MARKSEGKKTRTKRDPPSSTTVPPPPPVEPQATAPDISIEVLAEFDIFSILRRLCLADLLRAALACHRWRRLAASCLPRAPPLLGHFFHPTEVNPPFPLEETKDPDTPAVFAPLDASSPRLSLDFAPDAVRFYLYDSHRGLLLCEPSDPLPKKVIPRFLVLDPATRRRTLLPPPRRDTVPDDRRWRSSRYYIGSALLSRAHQSKLCFEAVCFAIDGDHPRAWVASVDNGDCSWRALPRDEDVVVDFDPWLFEGRCVHAAGKIYWHICNSERVLVLDPVTLRFSYLPAPRALRIDALAVCKYRVGETPDGRVCLVTDGQQQLHLWVRGEGMSSDNGWLLERRIVDLSALCDMIPGMPSNRMLRTHCIWPTDMDAGRTGKVFIKTWGFGRYTYDLHTGKMERLPTRSGKDYAHPVFAYSLAWPPTFLAPED; encoded by the coding sequence ATGGCACGGAAGAGCGAAGGGAAGAAGACCAGAACCAAAAGAGACCCACCTTCCTCCACCACGGTTCCTCCCCCGCCGCCGGTGGAGCCACAGGCTACGGCGCCGGACATCTCGATCGAAGTGCTCGCCGAGTTCGACATCTTCAGCATTCTCCGCCGTCTCTGCCTCGCCGACCTCCTCCGTGCCGCCCTCGCCTGCCACCGCTGGCGCCGCCTGGCCGCCAGCTGCCTCCCACGcgcccctcctctcctcggccactTCTTCCACCCAACGGAAGTCAATCCCCCGTTCCCGCTGGAGGAAACCAAGGATCCCGACACCCCCGCCGTGTTCGCTCCCCTCGacgcctcctccccgcgcctctccCTCGACTTCGCTCCGGACGCCGTCCGCTTCTACCTCTACGACTCGCACCGAGGCCTCCTGCTTTGCGAGCCGTCCGACCCCCTTCCCAAGAAGGTCATCCCCCGCTTCCTCGTCCTCGACCCGGCCACCCGCCGCCGCACGCTCCTCCCGCCCCCGCGCCGCGACACGGTGCCCGATGACCGCCGCTGGCGCAGCTCGAGGTACTACATCGGCTCCGCGCTGCTCTCCCGCGCTCACCAGAGCAAGCTCTGCTTCGAGGCTGTCTGCTTCGCCATCGACGGCGACCACCCTCGCGCCTGGGTCGCGTCCGTCGACAACGGCGACTGCAGCTGGCGCGCGCTCCCGCGGGACGAGGATGTCGTGGTCGATTTCGACCCCTGGCTGTTCGAAGGACGCTGCGTGCACGCCGCCGGGAAGATATACTGGCACATCTGCAACTCTGAGCGCGTGCTCGTGCTGGACCCTGTCACGCTCAGGTTCTCCTACCTGCCGGCGCCGCGCGCGCTGCGAATCGACGCGCTGGCTGTGTGCAAGTACCGCGTCGGGGAGACGCCGGATGGGCGGGTTTGCTTGGTCACGGACGGCCAGCAGCAGCTGCATCTCTGGGTGCGCGGGGAGGGCATGTCGAGCGACAACGGTTGGCTTCTGGAGAGGAGGATCGTGGACTTGAGCGCGCTGTGCGACATGATTCCTGGCATGCCCAGCAACCGGATGCTCAGGACCCATTGCATCTGGCCCACCGACATGGACGCCGGTCGCACAGGGAAGGTGTTCATCAAGACCTGGGGATTTGGGCGCTACACGTACGATCTCCACACCGGCAAGATGGAGCGCCTGCCGACGAGAAGCGGCAAGGACTATGCGCACCCCGTCTTCGCCTACTCCCTGGCATGGCCGCCCACGTTCCTCGCTCCAGAGGACTGA